DNA from Podospora pseudopauciseta strain CBS 411.78 chromosome 5 map unlocalized CBS411.78m_5, whole genome shotgun sequence:
CACGACGGTTGAGCTCCTGGATCTTCTCAATCAGGTACCTCGAAAACTCCAGCCCCTGCTGCCACTGCTTGCCGTCATGCAGCAACACCTGCGTGAGAATGCCCAAAAAGACACCAATCTCGGGAATAAcctccttctgctccttcttcaccccatTCTTCCCAGAACCAGCCTTGGTCGTCGGCTCACTGTcaatctccatctcccccccccctcctcccaccttcCCACCCAGCTGCACCTCCTCCCGTCCAATCGCCTTCAACAAACCAACCGCAATCTCGGCCCCAGACGAGCTCGCCATGTACGTCTCAGCAACAACCCTCGCCAAAACATCCCCCGTCAGCCGTTTCCGAATCGACGACACCGACCGCAGCGCACGAAGGGTGAATCGAGCATCAAAAAGCGCAACGGCACGGTCCAAGAGAGCAAAGTTGCTCTTGATGTCTGTTTTCCTCGttaatcaccaccaccacatcaccacacgGGATGAAACCTACCAGCAACAGTCTTCTCAACCggatcctccccctccccctcattctcaaccccctccataaccaccacatccccctccacatcctccttcttcttgctcggCGGCACAACAACCGtcatcttctcatcctctcccttctttcccttgcccttcattttgttgttgttgttgttgttgttgttgttgttcccTCCTCTGGCAGGTTCCCTGTCGGGTGTCTTTCCAGGCATATTTTGTCGTTCGTCGTTTGTTAACCGAAACACCCGCCCGCCGGTTGAGTTCGGTTTCGATCGTCACGCTTGTCTGTAGTGTCGTTGTTGATGTCAGCCAAAACGAACCTAGGCAGTAGATAGATAGGTAGCTCGTGTTGGGAGGAAAGTGGCACGCACGCACACGTACTCGGTCGACTGCTCTTCGTCGAAAATAAATAACTCGTGGAGAAAACTTCAAGGTCAATAATTccttgaagaagaaagaaagaaaaaaagaaaaagtcgtCAAACGTCGATGCAAGAAAGctttgccttgccttgcccCCCAAAGATGGATTGATTGATTGTGATGAGCGAGCAGTCCACACAAAGCAAGCAGCAGCCGAACGAACAACGCGGCAGCACGGACCAACAGGCAGGCAAGGCAGCGGTTCCAAGTACGCAGCCCTGGCCATCGGTACCTGAGGTTTTGCCCGCAACTGGCAGGCGTGCGGAGGTATCTCATTGGGCGCCCGGTACTTGCCATTGCAGCTGGAAGCTCCCTGACCCACTTTCGGGCAGAGGCTGAACCACTGGGATCAGCTCTTGTGACGTTGTCGATTTGCTGCCTGTTGCCCCACCTTTTCCCTAATTGGGTCTTACAGCAACTTGACGTCTTCTCCCGTTTTGTCTCGAGATGATGAGACATTGGATATCACATATGTAGAAACACTCCCTCAGAGATGACAGCAAAAGCGATTGATTAACAGCCCGACCTCAGACCAAGGCTACGCTGCTACCCTACATGACTAAGCATGATGACTGGTTTCCTTTTCATGTAATGatccctcccgcccccccccttaTTCCCTCCAAAATCCCAAGGTATCAGTaattccccccatcccattcCATGCCTTGCCATGACGCCCGAGacgaaagaagaaaatagAAATAAAAAACCCGCCTTACAAAACCCATACCAACACATAAAAAAAGCGACTGTGCTCCGTCTAATTACTTTTGCTCAAGCCAAGCATGAAACCCCCTCTgtaaaaagaaagaacgaaaaaaagagagaatcTAAAGATCCCCCTTGCCAGGCACAACCTTGGCCGCCTGAACAGCACTCATCTTCTTGATCCAGGAGCTGTTGGGCTGCATCTTCCTGACGGTCCTAAGCTCCTCGGAAGAATAGCCTGGGATGCGGATATTGTACGTTCGTTCCAGGACAAGCTGCAAGTCGCGGATCTCGAGCACCTTAGACCCGCGCTCCTTGGCGTTGCGGCAAGCCTGATGGAGGACGTTGTCGATGAAGGCATCGGCGAGGTTCAGTACCGACTATGGTAAAAAGTTAGCAACTgtgaaagaaaagagatAAAATGAATGAATCGCTGACCTCTTCAACATCCGGAGTCAACATGTTGCCATCTTGACCCTCGGCAGTCCCACCGCAAACCTGGCGAACCAACTcgtcgagcttcttcttgttaAGGATGCGCTCGCCCTCGCCTTCGATCTGGTAGGCTGGCGTCTTGGGGAGGACGGGCTGGTTCAAAACACCGCCGGCagtgccgccgccaccgctgAGCGTGGGACGACCGCTGCCAATGCCGCCAATGTGCGGCACCGGTTGAGGAGCCTTGATGGCCTTCTCATCTAAAGTCTTGGGGATGGCGAACTTGGTGTTCATGGCGGAAGCTTGGGTCTGAATCTGTTGTTGCGATGGGTGCGCGTGAGAGTGACCTTGCGGGCCGGTTGCGATGGAAGCCGACGGAGGTGGAGCGCTGCCCGGTGTCGTGTTGGGCGGGGGTCCAGCAATGGATCCGGGGCGGGACTGCGAGGCCGAGTTGACAGCGGCAGCGTTGACAGCCGCGGCGTGAGTAAGTGGTTGGATATTGCTAATGTTGGGAGTCGCTGACTGGGGAGTCTGGATGCGGGCCGAGTTTTGGGTAGGAGTTCCGGCCGAAGGTATGCCGCCGCGCGCAGCAGCGAGTGCAGTGTTGAGAGGCGCAGGCACCGGAGTGGGTTGGGTGCCAGGCTCAACCTTAATGGCCTGGGTCGGAGGCTGTGAATGCGACTGTGACTGCGACTGTGGCAGAGGCACTTGGTTGGACGGCGCTTGTGAGATGGGAGTGGTTTGCGACTGCACCGGAGTGGCCGGGGTCTGGGATGGAGTCTGATGCGGGTGCTGCTGTGCTTGCGACGgtgcctgctgctgctgctgctgctgctgctgttgctgtggggGCTGGTTGTTGTTCACTGCTCCAGGTCCCGCCATGCGACCCGCAgccagctgctgcttttTGGCAGCTTCAAACGCTGCACTGACGGCTGCCGTGGCTGGCTGCATTGCTCCTCCCGGCACACCAGTCACCCCCGCTCCACCAACACCTGCTCCAGCCTggcctgctgccgctgctgcatcaccaccactaccactgCCAGCTCCCGGAGTGCCGTTGGGAGTGCTGCCTGGTTTGTTGGTAACGAACTGTTTCCTGATACTATTCGCCAGATTGAGCCCCTCGTTGTGCATCTTCTCAAagatctccctcttcttcttgatctgcTCTGCATCGTTCGGTGACAGCCCAGGTTTCATCAGTGCATCAAGCTGCCTCATGCTGTTCCTGCTGGTTTCCGACTGGATGAGAGCCCGG
Protein-coding regions in this window:
- the TAF12 gene encoding Transcription initiation factor TFIID subunit 12 (COG:K; EggNog:ENOG503NYSW) translates to MNQAPGQGMAGQPNGQGIQGPGGVPNRPTGVPPPNNVPLYRPEQMQQIHILTAEEKSKYTQGLAALWKMHDNSPPGSQEQMTAKNKIADFGRMLASKVTSRRQHAQQAAQANQVNQATQVQVQQQQMQQRAAQQAQAAQQAQQQQLQLQQQLQLQQQAQQQLQQHNGQAQANQGNAGPNVQGAGGMPGGVQAQGQAQTGGQAGQVAGGANRALQGQPRPMPPYIASHIAELIFTPPANTTDKAKWLETVKNQYARALIQSETSRNSMRQLDALMKPGLSPNDAEQIKKKREIFEKMHNEGLNLANSIRKQFVTNKPGSTPNGTPGAGSGSGGDAAAAAGQAGAGVGGAGVTGVPGGAMQPATAAVSAAFEAAKKQQLAAGRMAGPGAVNNNQPPQQQQQQQQQQQAPSQAQQHPHQTPSQTPATPVQSQTTPISQAPSNQVPLPQSQSQSHSQPPTQAIKVEPGTQPTPVPAPLNTALAAARGGIPSAGTPTQNSARIQTPQSATPNISNIQPLTHAAAVNAAAVNSASQSRPGSIAGPPPNTTPGSAPPPSASIATGPQGHSHAHPSQQQIQTQASAMNTKFAIPKTLDEKAIKAPQPVPHIGGIGSGRPTLSGGGGTAGGVLNQPVLPKTPAYQIEGEGERILNKKKLDELVRQVCGGTAEGQDGNMLTPDVEESVLNLADAFIDNVLHQACRNAKERGSKVLEIRDLQLVLERTYNIRIPGYSSEELRTVRKMQPNSSWIKKMSAVQAAKVVPGKGDL